The Sesamum indicum cultivar Zhongzhi No. 13 linkage group LG6, S_indicum_v1.0, whole genome shotgun sequence genome has a segment encoding these proteins:
- the LOC110012180 gene encoding protein ALP1-like: protein MRSFQRVTLALIILQQIVDELTVALTLFTSVTKHLNARKPHRPRTGPPRFLTNFRVPEQLTHLHRLVSVSDESCLRNLPMDRNAFGRLCYLLQHAGGVSESRACTVPEQVAIFLSVVAHHKKICVVKHDFLRSGRTIHKHFHRVLRAVIKLYNILLVRSTPITGDCVDPRWKWFKGCLGALDGTFIDVRVPEADKGRYRTRKGHVAVNVLGVCNPNMQFIYVLSGWEGSAADSRVLRDAVHRQGGLRIPTGQYYLCDNGYANAEGFLTPYRGVRHRRM, encoded by the exons ATGAGGTCATTTCAAAGAGTTACTCTGgctttaataattttacaacaaATCGTCGACGAGCTTACAGTCGCTCTCACGTTGTTCACTTCTGTTACAAAACACCTGAACGCACGTAAACCTCATCGTCCCCGGACGGGACCTCCGAGATTCTTAACCAATTTTCGGGTACCAGAACAGCTTACTCACCTGCACCGGCTAGTTTCAGTTAGCGATGAGTCGTGCCTTCGCAACTTACCTATGGACCGTAACGCCTTCGGTCGGCTGTGCTATTTGCTCCAACATGCCGGTGGAGTTTCAGAAAGCAGGGCTTGTACCGTACCCGAGCAAGTCGCTATTTTCCTTAGTGTTGTGGCccatcataaaaagatttgtgTGGTGAAGCATGATTTCTTGCGTTCCGGCCGCACGATCCACAAACATTTCCATCGGGTCCTTAGGGCAGTTATCAAACTGTACAACATACTCCTAGTCCGCTCTACCCCAATTACTGGCGATTGCGTCGACCCACGGTGGAAATGGTTTAAG GGTTGTCTCGGGGCGTTGGATGGAACCTTCATTGACGTCCGAGTACCTGAGGCTGACAAGGGACGGTATAGAACCCGCAAAGGCCACGTCGCTGTGAATGTACTCGGTGTGTGCAACCCTAATATGCAATTCATATACGTTCTTTCTGGTTGGGAGGGGAGTGCAGCGGATAGCCGTGTTTTGCGTGATGCAGTTCACAGACAGGGTGGACTAAGAATTCCTACAG GACAATACTACTTGTGTGACAATGGCTACGCCAATGCTGAAGGTTTCTTGACGCCTTACCGAGGTGTAAG GCATCGGCGAATGTGA